A DNA window from Hemibagrus wyckioides isolate EC202008001 linkage group LG11, SWU_Hwy_1.0, whole genome shotgun sequence contains the following coding sequences:
- the tcta gene encoding T-cell leukemia translocation-altered gene protein homolog — protein sequence MEEPWDFEFLSRVVDSLVSFLAEFVDDWLANDMRVAVFKILFSWLILSLIAIHFAWKVYGNTVNDMYYRQGTGGQKGGTPDTAPHLSGWENAAREILKSHHE from the exons ATGGAGGAACCGTGGGATTTCGAGTTCCTCTCTCGCGTCGTTGACAGTTTAGTGTCATTTCTGGCCGAATTTGTGGACGACTGGCTGGCCAACGACATGAGAGTCGCCGTGTTCAAAATTCTTTTCAGCTGGCTCATCCTCAGTTTAATCGCCATACATTTCGCTTGGAAAGTTTACGGTAACACGGTGAACGATATGTACTACAGGCAAG GAACTGGGGGACAGAAAGGTGGCACACCAGATACAGCACCTCACCTGAGTGGATG ggaGAATGCTGCCAGAGAAATCCTGAAGTCACACCATGAGTGA
- the glyctk gene encoding glycerate kinase — translation MARVLTLSRSVLHWSPLRVRSMCSVEEQARAIFAAAVEGVQPDSAVRRALQRRGDELVVAEHCFELRHNLHLVGFGKAVLGMAAEAERIVGDHLVRGIVSVPHGIQETLQHHRKLNMLLDSSSKIKVMEGAKHNLPDTDAQRSAESIRELACSLTERDLLLVLISGGGSALLPAPVPPVTLHEKQEVTRRLAAAGATIQELNTVRRALSLLKGGGLAHCAYPAQVVGLILSDIIGDPIDLIASGPTVWSETSLETVWTILNRYNLSATLPLSVKEVLNQTDSQQRSSLKDQPQQINILNTVIGSNAIALECASRKAQELGLRPVILSPGVCGNVQAVAQFYGLLSHFACSSGEETTELRDQILKLGTEVGVGSWELCRTLKELEAGQQESWHATCLLAGGEPTVHLLGKGRGGRNQELALRVGLELSRAKERSRNMFLSGGTDGQDGPTEAAGAVSDGNIETEAKIQGLDIDGFLQNNDSFTFFSSLCKGQKLLLPGLTGTNVMDVHMLILPHHHSN, via the exons ATGGCCCGAGTCCTAacgctctctcgctctgttcTTCATTGGAGCCCTCTACGGGTCAGAAGCATGTGTTCAGTAGAAGAGCAAGCTCGTGCCATCTTTGCTGCTGCTGTAGAGGGAGTGCAGCCGGACAGCGCAGTGCGCAGGGCTCTACAGCGTCGAGGCGATGAGCTGGTCGTGGCTGAGCACTGTTTTGAGCTTCGTCATAACCTGCATCTGGTGGGTTTCGGGAAGGCTGTGCTGGGGATGGCTGCTGAAGCGGAGAGGATTGTGGGAGATCACCTGGTTCGAGGGATAGTTAGTGTGCCTCATGGAATTCAGGAAACACTGCAACATCACAGGAAGCT GAATATGCTGCTAGACAGCAGCAGTAAAATCAAAGTGATGGAAGGAGCTAAACACAACCTGCCAGACACAGATGCCCAAAGATCAGCTGAGAGCATCCGAGAATTAGCATGCAGCCTGACTGAGAGAGATCTGCTGCTTGTCCTCATATCAG GTGGCGGCTCGGCTTTATTACCTGCTCCAGTCCCTCCAGTAACGCTAcatgaaaaacaggaagtgacacgtCGTCTAGCAGCTGCAGGGGCCACGATTCAGGAGTTAAACACAGTGAGGCGAGCTTTGTCACTGTTAAAAGGTGGAGGCCTGGCACATTGCGCATACCCTGCCCAG GTGGTGGGTCTGATTCTGTCCGACATCATTGGAGATCCAATAGATCTTATAGCCAGTGGTCCAACAGTATGGAGTGAGACATCACTGGAGACAGTCTGGACCATCCTGAACCGCTACAACCTCTCTGCCACTCTCCCATTATCTGTGAAAGAGGTTCTGAATCAAACAGATTCCCAACAGAGAAGCAGCCTGAAAGATCAACCTCAGCAAATCAACATTCTCAACACTGTGATTGGCTCCAACGCTATTGCTCTGGAGTGTGCCAGCCGTAAAGCACAAGAGTTAGGCCTTCGACCAGTCATTCTATCTCCAGGGGTGTGTGGAAATGTCCAAGCTGTGGCCCAATTCTATGGTCTGTTGTCTCACTTCGCCTGCTCCTCaggggaggagactacagaacTCAGAGATCAGATTCTCAAACTGGGGACAGAGGTTGGGGTGGGAAGCTGGGAACTTTGTCGCACATTGAAAGAATTGGAAGCGGGCCAGCAGGAAAGCTGGCATGCCACATGCTTGCTGGCTGGAGGTGAACCCACTGTCCATCTACTGGGGAAAGGTAGAGGTGGAAGGAACCAAGAGCTAGCCCTAAGGGTGGGGCTAGAACTCAGCAGGGCAAAGGAAAGAAGCAGGAACATGTTCCTCAGTGGTGGAACCGATGGTCAGGATGGACCAACTGAAGCAGCTGGAGCAGTTAGTGATGGGAACATAGAAACAGAGGCCAAAATTCAAGGATTGGACATTGATGGATTTCTTCAGAAcaatgattcatttacatttttctcatCCCTTTGCAAAGGACAGAAGTTGCTTCTGCCAGGGCTCACAGGTACCAATGTAATGGATGTTCATATGCTGATTCTGCCGCATCACCACAGTAACTAA